From Bosea sp. NBC_00550, the proteins below share one genomic window:
- a CDS encoding methyl-accepting chemotaxis protein — protein MLINLVQSLFFLLFAGLVLTVIAPCFVGRDWLRPCAVGLLFAGGALVSMANPVEIQPGLLIDSRNTFAILAGPIGGPWAAVLTAVPLVAVRFMTGGVGMATGISGIVLRMLIGIGFSIWLVRRRRPLMARDMILLSSLDAVCLLASAPFIPGDAGERFLREAVPAMILVSTVGIILTGIVVIHDNDRRETAYRLRTLIKRAPGTLYQRIVRPDGMLSYRFASFSIDKALGITKEDVERDPEIWLGKLFPEDRARFEQLRREQHAGEALWRFEGRYHAPGGGVVWLRSESTKRRLADGTLVWDGILLDTTAEKTLEVRRDEIETLRKTALDELAGDLERTVGKALADVGASMRGMHDAAAQMVESASKTTLRAEGVTREAESASRRVGSVAIAAEEIGASIRELTRQTSHADETVRAAASYVRSTRSDVAGLTEAADKVRAVLDFIEEIAARTNLLALNATIEAARAGAAGRGFAVVAGEVKTLAEQTQKATRDIAATLADIRGAAATAFEAVAHIEDTMTTIERTSGAIASVVSRQADIASTIAVDAQAVALSADAVTTNVGAVGAEVRVTGDAAVGVAGAARKVDEQAEALDRYVGDFVRSVRSRF, from the coding sequence TTGCTGATCAATCTCGTCCAAAGCCTGTTCTTCCTGCTGTTTGCAGGGCTGGTGCTCACGGTGATCGCGCCCTGCTTCGTCGGGCGGGACTGGCTGCGGCCCTGCGCCGTGGGGCTGCTGTTCGCAGGCGGCGCGCTCGTCAGCATGGCGAACCCGGTCGAGATCCAGCCCGGCCTGCTGATCGATTCGCGCAATACCTTCGCCATCCTGGCGGGGCCCATCGGTGGGCCATGGGCCGCCGTGCTGACCGCCGTGCCGCTGGTCGCCGTGCGCTTCATGACCGGCGGCGTCGGCATGGCAACCGGCATCAGCGGCATCGTGCTGCGCATGCTGATCGGGATCGGTTTCTCGATCTGGCTGGTCAGGCGCCGGCGCCCTCTGATGGCGCGCGACATGATCCTGCTGAGTTCGCTCGACGCGGTCTGCCTGCTGGCCTCGGCCCCCTTCATTCCCGGCGATGCGGGCGAGCGCTTCCTGCGCGAGGCCGTCCCCGCCATGATCCTCGTCAGCACGGTCGGCATCATCCTCACCGGCATCGTCGTGATCCATGACAACGACCGCCGCGAAACGGCCTATCGCTTGCGGACCTTGATCAAGCGCGCGCCCGGCACGCTGTATCAGCGCATCGTGCGGCCGGACGGCATGCTGTCATACCGGTTCGCGTCCTTTTCCATCGACAAGGCGCTCGGCATCACGAAAGAGGACGTCGAACGCGACCCCGAAATCTGGCTCGGCAAGCTCTTTCCCGAGGATCGCGCCCGCTTCGAGCAGTTGCGACGCGAGCAGCATGCCGGCGAGGCGCTCTGGCGCTTCGAAGGCCGCTATCATGCGCCGGGCGGCGGCGTCGTCTGGCTGCGCAGCGAATCGACCAAGCGCAGGCTCGCCGACGGCACCCTGGTCTGGGACGGCATCCTCCTCGACACCACCGCCGAGAAGACGCTGGAAGTCCGGCGCGACGAGATCGAGACGCTGCGCAAGACGGCCCTCGACGAACTTGCCGGCGATCTGGAACGCACCGTCGGCAAGGCGCTCGCCGATGTCGGGGCCTCGATGCGGGGCATGCACGATGCCGCCGCCCAGATGGTGGAAAGCGCCAGCAAGACGACCTTGCGTGCCGAAGGCGTGACCCGGGAAGCGGAGAGTGCGTCGCGGCGAGTCGGCAGTGTCGCCATCGCGGCGGAGGAGATCGGAGCCTCGATCCGGGAGCTCACCCGCCAGACCAGCCATGCCGACGAGACGGTGCGCGCGGCAGCCAGCTATGTCCGCAGCACGCGAAGCGACGTGGCCGGGCTGACCGAGGCGGCCGACAAGGTGCGCGCCGTTCTCGATTTCATCGAGGAGATCGCAGCCCGGACGAACCTGCTGGCGCTGAACGCCACGATCGAGGCCGCCCGGGCCGGCGCGGCAGGCCGGGGCTTCGCGGTCGTGGCAGGCGAGGTCAAGACCCTCGCGGAACAGACGCAGAAGGCGACGCGGGACATCGCGGCGACGCTGGCCGATATCCGGGGGGCCGCCGCCACCGCCTTCGAGGCCGTGGCCCATATCGAGGACACGATGACGACCATCGAGCGGACCTCGGGGGCAATCGCCTCCGTCGTCAGCCGCCAGGCCGACATCGCCTCGACCATCGCGGTGGATGCGCAGGCCGTGGCCCTCAGCGCCGATGCCGTCACCACCAATGTCGGCGCCGTCGGGGCCGAAGTGCGCGTCACCGGCGATGCCGCCGTCGGCGTGGCAGGTGCCGCCCGCAAGGTCGACGAACAGGCCGAAGCGCTCGACCGCTATGTCGGCGACTTCGTCCGCAGCGTGCGCAGCCGCTTCTAG
- the mutS gene encoding DNA mismatch repair protein MutS produces the protein MRHSSPTEVAGSTVPAAPAERVTPMMAQYVEIKAANPDCLLFYRMGDFYELFFRDAEIASRTLGIVLTKRGKHQGDDIPMCGVPVERADDYLQRLIAAGHRVAVCEQTEDPAEAKKRGAKSVVKRDVVRLVTPGTITEERLLEPGRASLLVAVARRKTGEAAAVYGLAVIDISTGRFTVMETPQERLAIEFSRLEPREIVCPDAIHDDPELKDFWREITIPVTPLARDGLDAASAERRLKEFFGVATLDAFGAFSRAEIAAAGAALAYVERTQLGARPPLSAPVRDSGSATMLIDAATRANLELTRTLGGERQGSLLATIDRTVTPGGARLLAERLAGPLTDPAAIAARHDAVALLVTDGGLREDLRRALEKVPDVARALARLSLDRGGPRDLAALGAGLDAARAIAALLIRRADLPEELNRAMRALGESDPDLPVRLSETLAEELPLNRRDGRFVREGHDAGLDELRLLQVDSRKVIAQLQARYAAETGCRTLRIKHNAMLGYFVEVPQAMGEEFLRESWRATFVHRQTMSDAMRFSSVELGELEAKIASAADRALKLELGIFSQLTEAVLAQAEPIKAVALALAELDVAAALADLASREGWSRPHVDGGVAFTIEGGRHPVVEAALKRDGKPFVANDTELSPPTADTKGGRICLITGPNMAGKSTFLRQNALIAVLAQMGSFVPATQTRIGVVDRLFSRVGAADDLARGRSTFMVEMVETAAILNQAGPRALVILDEIGRGTATFDGLSIAWAAIEHLHEINRCRSLFATHYHELTALGDRLDRVANATVRVTEWKGEVVFLHEVVPGAADRSYGIQVAKLAGLPPAVVERARAILGELEKTEREKPVASLVDDLPLFAAPLRRPAPVVTEDQPDGLRETLAGIDPDEMTPREALEALYRLKRLS, from the coding sequence ATGCGCCACAGCTCTCCCACCGAAGTCGCCGGTTCGACCGTGCCAGCCGCTCCTGCCGAGCGGGTGACGCCGATGATGGCGCAGTACGTCGAGATCAAGGCTGCCAATCCCGATTGCCTGCTGTTCTACAGGATGGGCGATTTCTACGAGCTGTTCTTCCGCGATGCGGAGATCGCCTCGCGTACGCTCGGCATCGTGCTGACCAAGCGTGGCAAGCACCAGGGCGACGACATTCCGATGTGCGGCGTGCCCGTCGAGCGCGCCGACGACTACCTTCAGCGCCTGATCGCCGCCGGCCACCGCGTCGCGGTCTGCGAGCAGACGGAGGACCCGGCCGAGGCGAAGAAGCGCGGCGCCAAGTCGGTGGTGAAGCGCGATGTGGTGCGTCTCGTCACCCCCGGCACCATCACCGAGGAGCGGCTGCTCGAGCCCGGCCGCGCCAGCCTGCTCGTCGCCGTGGCGCGCCGCAAGACCGGCGAGGCGGCGGCGGTCTACGGGCTGGCGGTGATCGACATCTCGACCGGCCGCTTCACCGTGATGGAGACGCCGCAGGAGCGGCTCGCCATCGAGTTCTCGCGATTGGAGCCGCGCGAGATCGTCTGCCCCGACGCGATCCATGACGATCCCGAGCTGAAGGATTTCTGGCGCGAGATCACGATCCCGGTGACGCCGCTGGCACGCGACGGGCTGGATGCCGCCTCTGCCGAGCGCCGCCTCAAGGAGTTCTTCGGCGTCGCCACGCTCGATGCCTTCGGCGCCTTCAGCCGGGCCGAGATCGCGGCTGCGGGCGCCGCACTCGCCTATGTCGAGCGTACCCAGCTCGGCGCGCGGCCGCCGCTATCGGCCCCGGTGCGCGATTCCGGCTCGGCGACGATGCTGATCGACGCCGCGACCCGCGCCAATCTCGAATTGACGCGCACGCTCGGCGGCGAACGCCAGGGCAGCCTGCTCGCCACCATCGACCGCACGGTGACGCCCGGCGGCGCGCGCCTGCTGGCCGAGCGGCTGGCGGGGCCGCTGACCGATCCGGCCGCCATCGCGGCGCGTCATGACGCGGTCGCCCTTCTGGTGACCGACGGGGGCCTTCGCGAGGATCTGCGCCGGGCCCTGGAGAAGGTGCCGGACGTCGCCCGCGCGCTGGCGCGGTTGTCGCTCGACCGTGGCGGCCCGCGCGATCTCGCGGCGCTCGGCGCCGGGCTCGACGCCGCCCGTGCGATCGCCGCCCTGCTGATCCGGCGCGCCGATCTGCCGGAGGAGCTGAATCGGGCCATGCGGGCGCTCGGTGAAAGCGATCCCGATCTTCCCGTCCGGTTAAGCGAGACGCTGGCAGAGGAACTCCCGCTCAACCGCCGCGACGGCCGCTTCGTGCGCGAAGGGCATGATGCCGGTCTCGACGAGCTGCGCCTGCTCCAGGTCGATTCGCGCAAGGTCATCGCCCAGCTTCAGGCGCGTTATGCCGCCGAGACCGGCTGTCGCACGCTGCGCATCAAGCACAACGCCATGCTCGGCTATTTCGTCGAGGTGCCCCAGGCGATGGGCGAGGAGTTCCTGAGGGAGTCCTGGCGCGCGACCTTCGTGCATCGCCAGACCATGTCGGACGCGATGCGGTTCTCCTCGGTCGAGCTCGGCGAGCTCGAAGCGAAGATCGCCTCCGCCGCCGACCGGGCGCTCAAGCTCGAACTCGGTATCTTCTCGCAGCTGACCGAAGCCGTCCTGGCCCAGGCCGAGCCGATCAAGGCCGTTGCCCTGGCGCTGGCCGAGCTCGATGTCGCCGCCGCGCTCGCCGATCTCGCTTCGCGCGAAGGCTGGAGCCGTCCGCATGTCGATGGCGGCGTCGCCTTCACCATCGAGGGCGGCCGCCACCCCGTCGTCGAGGCGGCGCTGAAGCGCGACGGCAAGCCCTTCGTCGCCAACGACACCGAATTGTCGCCGCCCACTGCCGATACCAAAGGTGGCCGCATCTGCCTGATCACCGGCCCGAACATGGCCGGTAAATCGACTTTCCTGCGCCAGAACGCGCTGATTGCCGTTCTCGCCCAGATGGGCTCTTTCGTGCCGGCGACGCAGACCCGTATCGGCGTCGTCGACCGGCTGTTCTCGCGCGTCGGCGCCGCCGACGATCTGGCGCGCGGGCGTTCGACCTTCATGGTGGAGATGGTCGAGACCGCCGCGATCCTGAACCAGGCCGGCCCGCGCGCGCTCGTCATTCTCGACGAGATCGGGCGGGGCACCGCGACCTTCGACGGCCTCTCCATCGCCTGGGCCGCGATCGAGCACCTGCACGAGATCAACCGTTGCCGCAGCCTGTTCGCCACGCACTACCATGAGCTGACGGCGCTCGGAGACCGGCTCGACCGCGTCGCCAACGCGACGGTGCGCGTCACCGAGTGGAAGGGCGAAGTCGTCTTCCTGCACGAGGTCGTGCCGGGCGCGGCCGATCGCTCCTACGGCATCCAGGTCGCCAAGCTCGCCGGCCTGCCACCGGCCGTGGTTGAACGCGCCCGCGCGATCCTCGGCGAGCTCGAGAAGACCGAGCGCGAAAAGCCTGTCGCCTCGCTGGTCGACGACCTGCCGCTCTTCGCCGCGCCGCTGCGACGCCCGGCTCCGGTCGTCACGGAAGACCAGCCCGACGGGCTGCGTGAGACGCTGGCCGGGATCGACCCGGACGAGATGACCCCGCGCGAGGCGCTGGAAGCGCTCTACCGGCTGAAGCGGCTCAGCTGA
- a CDS encoding C40 family peptidase, with product MTTILDRRITPFRPDLAARHLAGQVEAPRFVDPQAMRVIVPSAPLRREPRLDAPLDTEALAGELVEVYEQEEGWAWVQLAGDGYVGYLPDDALRADQPAPTHRVTALRTFVYPGPSIKLAPLAMLSLNAGVVVAAMNGDFAVLGDGGHIFAKHLTPQDRHEPDFVAVAERFLGVPYLWGGKTSLGLDCSGLTQLALAAAGVASPRDSDMLEAALGRAVAFDEDLSGLQRGDLVFWKGHVGILTDPDTLLHANGYTMTVHREPLKEARDRIRDKSFGAITSIKRLG from the coding sequence ATGACCACGATTCTCGACCGCCGCATCACGCCCTTTCGCCCCGACCTCGCCGCCCGCCATCTGGCCGGGCAGGTCGAGGCCCCACGCTTCGTCGACCCGCAGGCGATGCGCGTGATCGTGCCTTCAGCGCCGCTCCGGCGCGAGCCGCGCCTGGACGCGCCGCTCGACACCGAGGCGCTCGCCGGCGAACTCGTGGAGGTCTATGAGCAGGAGGAAGGCTGGGCCTGGGTCCAGCTCGCGGGCGATGGCTATGTCGGTTACCTGCCGGACGACGCGCTGCGGGCGGACCAACCGGCGCCGACGCATCGCGTCACGGCGTTGCGGACCTTCGTCTATCCGGGCCCCTCGATCAAACTGGCGCCGCTCGCCATGCTCTCGCTGAATGCGGGCGTCGTCGTCGCTGCGATGAACGGCGATTTCGCCGTGCTGGGCGATGGCGGGCATATCTTCGCCAAGCACCTCACCCCGCAGGACCGGCACGAGCCCGATTTCGTCGCAGTCGCCGAGCGCTTCCTCGGCGTGCCCTATCTCTGGGGCGGCAAGACCAGCTTGGGGCTCGACTGCTCCGGACTGACGCAGCTCGCGCTCGCGGCGGCGGGTGTCGCCTCGCCGCGTGACTCCGACATGCTGGAGGCGGCGCTCGGCCGCGCTGTTGCGTTCGACGAAGACCTGTCGGGGCTGCAGCGCGGCGATCTCGTCTTCTGGAAGGGCCATGTCGGCATCCTGACCGACCCGGACACTCTCCTGCATGCCAACGGCTATACGATGACCGTGCACCGCGAGCCGCTGAAGGAAGCGCGCGACCGCATTCGAGACAAGAGCTTCGGCGCGATCACCAGCATCAAGCGGCTGGGATAG
- a CDS encoding MarR family winged helix-turn-helix transcriptional regulator — protein MPLEIKPSQALKLWRQVHLDLVRDSEADLSARQTAILLTVYLELPPHTVRGLAKQLGVTKPVITRALDTLGKLGLLTRKRDEADRRNVVIQRTVAGALAVERLADLVTEHAKEIGGS, from the coding sequence ATGCCCTTGGAGATCAAGCCTTCGCAGGCGCTCAAACTGTGGCGGCAGGTTCATCTCGATCTGGTGCGGGACAGCGAGGCCGATCTCTCGGCGCGCCAGACCGCGATCCTGCTGACGGTCTACCTCGAACTGCCGCCGCATACGGTGCGGGGGCTAGCCAAGCAGCTCGGCGTGACCAAGCCGGTGATCACCCGCGCGCTCGATACACTCGGAAAACTCGGCCTGCTGACCCGCAAGCGCGACGAGGCAGACCGCCGTAATGTCGTGATCCAGCGCACCGTAGCCGGTGCACTCGCGGTCGAGAGGCTTGCCGATCTGGTGACCGAGCATGCGAAGGAGATCGGCGGAAGCTGA
- a CDS encoding leucyl aminopeptidase family protein, producing the protein MNALLTPASDAAVPVHVVSAETWPALQGRLSPAHRNFASAQGFAARSGQHCVLPDSQGALAAVVLGVETGARRRDPFAPGRLSSLLPAGDYALEGEIDDVALAALGWLLQGYRFERYRKPNPPRARLSLPDGVDGEEISLIAESAMLARDLVNTPANELGPGEIEAAIRGLSAECGASVTSIVGDDLLARNFPMIHAVGRASPRAPRLVDLVWGDPAHPKVTLVGKGVAFDTGGLNLKPDASMLLMKKDMGGAAAAIAAARMIMLAKLPVRLRLVVPTVENAVSGNAFRPGDVLSSRKGLSVEIGNTDAEGRLILADALALADEETPELLVDFATLTGAARTALGPELPPFYTHDDGLAAEIARIGMAVNDPAWRLPLWRPYDGLLDSKIADVNHVSSGGMAGSVTAALFLNRFVEKTQSYAHFDIYAWNPSSKPGRPEGGECQGARLIHALVKQLYPRG; encoded by the coding sequence GTGAACGCTCTTCTTACCCCCGCCTCCGACGCTGCCGTTCCGGTTCATGTGGTGTCCGCCGAGACATGGCCCGCGCTGCAGGGACGGCTTTCGCCGGCTCATCGCAACTTCGCGTCGGCGCAAGGCTTTGCGGCCCGCTCCGGCCAGCATTGCGTCCTCCCGGATTCGCAGGGCGCGCTCGCTGCCGTTGTCCTGGGTGTCGAGACCGGAGCACGCCGGCGCGACCCCTTCGCGCCCGGACGCCTTTCGAGCCTTCTGCCGGCTGGCGACTATGCGCTCGAAGGCGAGATCGACGATGTGGCCCTGGCCGCGCTCGGCTGGCTGCTGCAGGGCTATCGCTTCGAGCGCTATCGCAAGCCGAACCCGCCGCGTGCCCGCCTATCACTGCCCGATGGCGTCGACGGCGAGGAGATCAGCCTGATCGCTGAATCGGCCATGTTGGCGCGCGATCTCGTCAACACACCGGCCAATGAATTGGGGCCCGGCGAGATCGAAGCGGCGATCCGCGGGCTCTCGGCCGAATGCGGCGCGAGCGTCACGAGCATCGTCGGGGATGATCTGCTGGCACGCAACTTCCCGATGATCCATGCCGTCGGCCGCGCCTCGCCACGCGCGCCGCGCCTCGTCGATCTGGTCTGGGGCGACCCGGCCCATCCCAAGGTCACGCTCGTCGGCAAGGGCGTCGCCTTCGATACGGGCGGGCTCAATCTCAAGCCCGATGCCTCGATGCTGCTGATGAAGAAGGATATGGGCGGCGCGGCGGCGGCGATCGCGGCGGCGCGGATGATCATGCTGGCGAAGCTGCCGGTGCGGCTACGGCTGGTGGTGCCGACTGTCGAGAACGCCGTCTCCGGGAATGCCTTCCGCCCCGGCGACGTGCTGTCGAGCCGCAAGGGGCTTTCCGTCGAGATCGGCAACACCGATGCGGAAGGCCGCCTGATCCTGGCCGATGCACTTGCGCTCGCCGATGAGGAAACGCCGGAACTGCTGGTGGATTTCGCCACGCTGACCGGCGCGGCGCGCACCGCGCTCGGGCCGGAGCTGCCGCCGTTCTACACCCATGACGACGGACTCGCGGCGGAAATCGCGCGGATCGGCATGGCGGTGAACGACCCGGCCTGGCGGCTGCCGCTCTGGCGCCCTTACGATGGCCTGCTCGATTCCAAGATCGCCGATGTAAACCATGTCTCCAGCGGCGGAATGGCGGGCTCGGTCACGGCGGCGCTCTTCCTCAACCGTTTCGTCGAGAAGACGCAATCCTATGCGCATTTCGACATCTACGCTTGGAATCCTTCGTCCAAACCGGGGCGTCCCGAGGGTGGAGAATGCCAGGGCGCGAGGCTGATCCATGCGCTGGTCAAGCAGCTTTACCCGCGCGGTTAA
- a CDS encoding tetratricopeptide repeat protein yields the protein MISTKLASDQPIVSVRRRGLAVAVCLAALALAGCQGRGGLGDVTGSIGRSQASQPRTASDWQAERESWGKRYDANPKDRNAALNYARALRALEQNAQALAVLQNAVLVFQDDRELLGAYGRSLADNGRLREADDVLSRAHSPERPDWRILSAQGTVADQLGEHERAQQIYQAALRLAPNESTVMSNYGLSLALSRKLPEAERVLTEAAASEGADARVRQNLVLVLGLQGRFTEAEAMARRDQSPAEAAATIAYLKRSVSQQNSWDLLKGAKGRAQPAGKSPQAPNGSADMGARG from the coding sequence ATGATTTCAACGAAGCTCGCCTCCGACCAGCCGATCGTCTCCGTCCGGCGCCGCGGCCTCGCGGTCGCAGTCTGTCTCGCCGCGCTCGCCCTGGCGGGCTGTCAGGGCCGCGGCGGCCTCGGAGACGTCACGGGCTCGATCGGACGCAGCCAGGCGAGCCAGCCCCGCACCGCGTCCGACTGGCAGGCCGAGCGCGAGAGCTGGGGGAAGCGCTACGACGCCAATCCGAAGGACCGCAATGCCGCCCTGAATTACGCGCGCGCCCTGCGGGCTCTTGAGCAGAATGCGCAGGCACTGGCCGTGCTCCAGAACGCCGTGCTGGTCTTCCAGGATGACCGCGAGCTGCTCGGCGCCTATGGCCGCTCGCTCGCCGATAACGGCCGATTGAGGGAGGCTGACGACGTGCTGTCCCGCGCCCATTCGCCGGAGCGGCCCGATTGGCGGATACTCTCGGCGCAAGGCACTGTCGCCGATCAACTCGGCGAGCACGAGCGTGCCCAGCAGATCTATCAGGCCGCCCTCAGACTGGCGCCTAACGAGTCGACCGTGATGTCGAATTATGGCTTGTCGCTCGCCCTGTCCCGCAAGTTGCCGGAAGCCGAGCGTGTTCTCACGGAGGCTGCGGCTTCGGAAGGGGCCGATGCGCGGGTGCGCCAGAATCTGGTCCTCGTCCTCGGCCTGCAGGGACGCTTCACCGAAGCCGAGGCGATGGCGCGGCGCGACCAGAGCCCTGCGGAGGCGGCCGCCACGATCGCCTATCTGAAGCGCAGCGTCAGCCAGCAGAACAGCTGGGACCTGCTGAAAGGCGCGAAGGGTCGGGCGCAGCCTGCCGGCAAGTCTCCGCAGGCGCCGAATGGCTCGGCCGATATGGGTGCCCGCGGCTGA
- a CDS encoding type II secretion system F family protein: MISQIADKLVDPQFMLALLAAVAAVATVLTVAIPLTEGNTLQKRMKNVATEREKIRARERERLNRQSEKVNLRQEPKAYMRRIVEQFKLGDWLGTESAKKQLAMAGYRGPQAEIAFLFFRLAVPVGAFLFTLFYLFAINDFGQSLFMKIGIAIGGAYIGIKAPEIFLSNQISKRQLSMRLAFPDALDLLLICVESGMSIEQAFRKVAGEIGSQSVPLAEEFALCTAELSYLTDRRIAYENLAMRTGLESVKSVSTALIQAERYGTPLGTALRTLAQESRDQRMNAAEKKAASLPPKLTVPMILFFLPVLFVIIMFPALVQVFGWK, encoded by the coding sequence ATGATCTCGCAAATCGCCGACAAGCTCGTCGATCCGCAATTCATGCTGGCACTGCTGGCCGCCGTCGCGGCCGTCGCCACGGTGCTGACCGTCGCGATCCCCCTGACGGAGGGAAACACCCTCCAGAAGCGCATGAAGAATGTCGCGACCGAACGCGAGAAAATCCGGGCGCGCGAGCGTGAGCGCCTCAACCGCCAGAGCGAAAAGGTGAACCTGCGCCAGGAGCCGAAGGCCTACATGCGGCGCATCGTCGAGCAGTTCAAGCTCGGCGACTGGCTCGGCACTGAGAGTGCCAAGAAGCAACTCGCCATGGCGGGCTACCGTGGGCCCCAAGCGGAAATCGCCTTCCTGTTCTTCCGTCTCGCCGTCCCGGTCGGCGCTTTCTTGTTCACGCTATTCTATCTCTTCGCCATCAATGATTTCGGCCAGTCGCTGTTCATGAAGATCGGGATCGCGATCGGCGGCGCCTATATCGGCATCAAGGCTCCCGAAATCTTCCTCTCCAACCAGATCAGCAAGCGACAGCTCTCGATGCGCCTGGCTTTTCCGGACGCGCTCGACCTGCTGCTGATCTGCGTGGAGTCCGGCATGTCGATCGAGCAGGCCTTCCGCAAGGTCGCCGGTGAGATCGGCAGCCAGTCCGTGCCGCTGGCCGAGGAATTCGCACTGTGCACGGCGGAGCTCTCATACCTGACCGACCGCAGAATCGCCTATGAGAACCTCGCGATGCGGACCGGGCTCGAAAGCGTCAAATCGGTCTCGACGGCATTGATCCAGGCCGAACGCTACGGCACGCCGCTAGGCACGGCGCTCCGCACGCTAGCGCAGGAAAGCCGCGATCAGCGCATGAACGCCGCCGAGAAGAAGGCCGCCTCACTGCCGCCGAAGCTGACGGTGCCGATGATCCTGTTCTTCCTGCCAGTGCTCTTCGTCATCATCATGTTTCCTGCGCTGGTGCAGGTCTTCGGCTGGAAGTGA